A single region of the Microtus ochrogaster isolate Prairie Vole_2 unplaced genomic scaffold, MicOch1.0 UNK7, whole genome shotgun sequence genome encodes:
- the LOC101987650 gene encoding LOW QUALITY PROTEIN: arylsulfatase H (The sequence of the model RefSeq protein was modified relative to this genomic sequence to represent the inferred CDS: inserted 3 bases in 2 codons): MAEDIPPHPTTRPSVRADTRGEFVTRNSRPNIVLLMADDLGVGDLGCYGNTSVSTPNIDRLASEGVMLTQHLAAASVCSPSRAAFLTGRYPVRSGMASPNNLYRDVMWLGGSGGLPSNETTFAKMLQHRGYRTGLIGKWHLGMSCASRGDHCAHPLNHGFDFFYGMPLGLLGDCSAGAWPEAHRRLRIQLWVTSAALATLPFLLLVPRLAGWFPVPWMLMATSGFLAALFFLSWYSSYGFVRRWNCIIMRDHDVIQQPADEARAAGLMLSEALAFIDRHKRSPFLLFLSFLHVHTPLPTRGNFVGRSKFGAYGDNVEELDWMVGKVLAALDQERLTNQTLVYFTSDNGGHLEAEEGGVRAGGWNGVYRGGSGMGGWEGGVRVPGIFRWPTVLEAGRVIEEPTSLMDLLPTLSLVGGGILPKDRVIDGQNLMPLLEGHVQHXDHEFLFHYCXAFLHSVRWHQRDCNTVWKAHYVTPNVSPEGSGSCHGGSVCTCSGDVTHHDPPLLFDISRDPAESLPLNPDNEALFETVLGKMSVAMRKHRATITPAPRQLSVFNALWKPWLQPCCGAAFPLCGCTGEDA, from the exons ATGGCCGAGGatatccctccccaccccacgaCGAGGCCATCTGTCCGCGCGG ACACACGTGGTGAGTTTGTGACTCGGAACTCCCGCCCCAACATTGTGCTGCTCATGGCCGATGACCTTGGCGTGGGGGACCTAGGCTGCTATGGGAACACCTCTGTCAG CACTCCAAACATTGACCGTCTGGCGAGCGAGGGCGTGATGCTCACACAGCACCTGGCAGCTGCATCTGTTTGTTCACCAAGCCGTGCAGCTTTCCTCACAGGGCGCTACCCTGTGCGCTCAG GCATGGCGTCACCCAACAACCTGTATCGTGATGTCATGTGGCTGGGCGGGTCGGGCGGACTCCCGAGCAATGAGACGACTTTCGCCAAGATGCTGCAACACAGGGGATACCGCACAGGACTCATAG GTAAGTGGCACCTGGGTATGAGCTGTGCATCTCGTGGCGACCACTGTGCACACCCGCTCAACCACGGCTTTGACTTCTTCTACGGGATGCCACTGGGACTGCTGGGAGACTGCAGTGCTGGTGCCTGGCCGGAAGCGCACCGCAGGCTGCGTATCCAGTTGTGGGTGACATCAGCAGCGCTGGCCACCCTCCCCTTCCTGCTGTTGGTGCCCCGCCTGGCAGGCTGGTTTCCTGTCCCTTGGATGCTCATGGCCACTTCTGGATTTCTGGCTGCACTCTTCTTCCTGTCCTGGTACAGCAGCTACGGCTTCGTGCGCAGGTGGAACTGCATAATCATGCGTGACCATGATGTCATCCAGCAGCCAGCTGATGAGGCACGGGCGGCAGGGTTGATGCTGAGCGAGGCGCTGGCCTTCATCGACAG GCACAAGCGCAGCCCATTCCTGCTGTTCCTGTCCTTCCTACATGTGCACACGCCGCTGCCTACACGTGGAAATTTCGTGGGTCGCAGCAAGTTTGGGGCATACGGGGACAATGTGGAGGAGCTAGACTGGATGGTGG GGAAAGTCCTTGCTGCCCTGGACCAGGAGCGCCTGACCAATCAGACCCTGGTTTACTTCACATCAGACAATGGTGGCCACCTGGAGGCCGAGGAGGGCGGGGTCCGAGCTGGTGGCTGGAATGGGGTCTACAGGG GAGGCAGTGGTATGGGTGGCTGGGAGGGCGGAGTGCGTGTGCCTGGCATCTTTAGGTGGCCTACAGTGCTGGAGGCAGGACGAGTCATCGAGGAGCCCACAAGCCTCATGGACCTGCTCCCCACACTAAGTCTCGTGGGTGGCGGGATCCTCCCCAAGGACAG AGTGATTGATGGCCAGAACCTGATGCCATTGCTGGAGGGCCATGTGCAGC TCGACCATGAGTTCCTGTTCCACTATTG GGCATTCCTGCACAGCGTACGGTGGCACCAGAGGGACT GCAACACTGTGTGGAAGGCCCATTATGTCACTCCCAATGTCTCCCCGGAGGGCTCGGGCAGCTGCCACGGCggtagtgtgtgcacatgctctgGTGATGTCACCCACCACGACCCACCCCTGCTCTTTGACATCTCTCGAGACCCTGCAGAGTCACTGCCACTGAACCCCGACAACGAAGCGCTGTTCGAGACAGTGCTCGGCAAGATGTCAGTGGCTATGAGGAAGCACCGAGCCACCATTACCCCCGCACCCCGCCAGCTCTCTGTCTTCAACGCCCTCTGGAAGCCCTGGCTGCAGCCTTGCTGCGGTGCCGCTTTCCCGCTCTGCGGCTGCACGGGGGAGGATGCGTGA